In Paractinoplanes brasiliensis, the following proteins share a genomic window:
- a CDS encoding 5-oxoprolinase subunit B family protein, protein MRLRRAGASALLIECRDGAEVEAWRREACRRRDTGELRVIDIVPGARTLLLDGVEPGAEAVVSAWSFSGGAASAHRPAPLVEIQAVFDGGDLEDVASLLGMSPSGVIARLAGTEFTVAFCGFAPGFAYMRGHGLTVPRLDAPRPRVPAGSIGLAGEYCGIYPTASPGGWRLVGRTSETLFDVRRDPPARLTPGTRVRLVAA, encoded by the coding sequence ATGAGGCTGAGACGGGCCGGCGCCTCCGCGCTGCTGATCGAGTGCCGCGACGGTGCCGAGGTCGAGGCCTGGCGACGCGAGGCCTGCCGCCGCCGCGACACGGGTGAACTGCGTGTGATCGACATCGTTCCGGGTGCGCGGACCCTGCTGCTCGACGGCGTGGAGCCCGGCGCAGAGGCTGTGGTGTCCGCATGGTCGTTCTCGGGCGGGGCGGCTTCCGCGCATCGGCCGGCGCCTCTGGTGGAGATCCAGGCGGTGTTCGACGGCGGCGACTTGGAAGACGTGGCGTCGCTGTTGGGCATGTCCCCCTCCGGTGTCATCGCGCGGCTCGCCGGAACGGAGTTCACCGTCGCGTTCTGCGGGTTCGCGCCGGGCTTCGCCTACATGCGCGGTCACGGGCTCACCGTCCCCCGGCTGGACGCTCCCCGGCCCCGGGTGCCGGCCGGTTCGATCGGGCTGGCCGGCGAATACTGCGGCATCTATCCCACTGCCTCGCCGGGCGGGTGGCGGCTGGTGGGCCGCACGTCAGAGACCCTTTTCGACGTACGCCGAGACCCCCCGGCCCGCCTCACGCCAGGCACCCGTGTGCGTCTGGTGGCGGCGTGA
- a CDS encoding SixA phosphatase family protein has protein sequence MTVRTLVLLRHAKAETPGEGLDFDRSLTPRGENDADAAGAWMADERLHPDLVLCSSAARTRQTWQGVSIALAQARQGGGAPEVRYEQSLYHGGPTEVFDLLRKVPDQIRTVLVVGHNPTMSEVSMLLLPDDQYDGIDVIMRTSGLAVHRADGSWSGTEPRSMRLVERHTARA, from the coding sequence ATGACCGTCAGGACGCTCGTGCTCCTCCGCCACGCCAAGGCCGAGACGCCCGGTGAGGGCCTCGATTTCGACCGTTCGCTGACCCCGCGCGGAGAGAACGACGCCGACGCGGCCGGAGCCTGGATGGCCGACGAGCGGCTCCATCCGGACCTGGTGCTCTGCTCGTCCGCTGCACGCACTCGGCAGACCTGGCAAGGTGTCTCGATCGCGCTGGCTCAGGCTCGGCAGGGCGGCGGCGCCCCCGAGGTCCGTTACGAGCAGAGCCTCTATCACGGCGGCCCGACCGAGGTTTTCGACCTATTGCGCAAGGTGCCGGACCAGATTCGTACGGTGCTGGTGGTGGGCCACAACCCGACGATGTCCGAGGTGTCCATGTTGCTGCTTCCCGACGACCAGTACGACGGCATCGACGTGATCATGAGGACGTCAGGCCTGGCGGTGCACCGCGCAGACGGCTCGTGGTCCGGCACCGAACCGCGCTCCATGCGCCTGGTCGAGAGGCACACCGCACGGGCCTGA
- the trhA gene encoding PAQR family membrane homeostasis protein TrhA produces MTTSAPFRMKPTDLGKPRLRGRLHQYAFFVALVCGIVLCSIALSRPGIEPFLSVLIYSLTVCGLFGISALYHRRVWSERGYQIMRRADHSMIFIFIAGTYTPFCIELLPTGKATLMLSLIWGGALGGVALKTIWPHLPRWAGAPLYLALGWGAVAILPDVLHRGGVTTLVLLAAGGVIYSVGAVFYALRRPNPWPEVFGHHEFFHACTLVAAVCHHIAIYFALYA; encoded by the coding sequence GTGACGACCTCCGCTCCGTTCCGGATGAAGCCGACCGACCTCGGCAAGCCGCGGCTGCGCGGCCGGCTTCATCAATACGCGTTCTTCGTCGCGCTGGTTTGCGGCATCGTGCTCTGCTCGATCGCCCTCAGCCGACCGGGCATCGAGCCCTTTCTGAGCGTCCTGATCTACAGCCTCACCGTGTGCGGCCTGTTCGGCATAAGCGCGCTCTACCACAGGCGGGTCTGGAGCGAGCGTGGCTACCAGATCATGCGCCGGGCCGACCACTCGATGATCTTCATCTTCATCGCCGGCACCTACACCCCGTTCTGCATCGAGCTGCTGCCGACGGGTAAGGCGACGCTGATGCTGAGCCTGATCTGGGGTGGTGCGCTCGGCGGCGTGGCGCTCAAAACGATCTGGCCGCACCTGCCCCGCTGGGCCGGCGCGCCGCTCTATCTGGCCCTGGGGTGGGGCGCCGTCGCCATCCTGCCCGACGTCTTGCACCGCGGCGGCGTCACCACGCTGGTGCTGCTGGCCGCGGGTGGCGTGATCTACAGCGTCGGCGCGGTCTTTTACGCCCTGCGCCGGCCGAACCCGTGGCCCGAGGTGTTCGGCCACCACGAGTTCTTCCACGCCTGCACGCTGGTGGCCGCCGTCTGCCACCACATCGCGATCTATTTCGCGCTGTACGCCTAG
- a CDS encoding DUF6458 family protein: protein MGIGGSIFLLALGAILAFAVNANISGIDINVIGWILMAAGLIGLVITLWFWNSRRRTVVTRQTAEPVAGASAYPNQQVRSEYRETRREDVPPPPPPAYQ, encoded by the coding sequence ATGGGCATCGGCGGAAGCATCTTCCTGCTGGCGTTGGGCGCGATCCTGGCGTTCGCCGTCAACGCGAACATCAGCGGGATCGACATCAACGTCATCGGCTGGATCCTGATGGCGGCCGGCCTGATCGGCCTGGTCATCACGCTCTGGTTCTGGAACAGCCGGCGCCGCACCGTCGTGACGCGCCAGACGGCCGAGCCGGTCGCGGGCGCCTCGGCGTACCCGAACCAGCAGGTCCGTAGCGAATACCGGGAGACCCGCCGCGAGGACGTTCCGCCGCCCCCGCCGCCCGCCTACCAGTAA
- a CDS encoding LamB/YcsF family protein, translating to MDLNADLGEGFGRWTLGDDEALLDIVTSANVACGFHAGDPSTMRRICAAAVQRSVTIGAQVGYRDLAGFGRRRIDYDLDELRDDILYQIGALEAFCRVAGGRVGYVKPHGALYNTAAVEEGQAGAVVAAVRAYDERLPLLCQPGSTLARVAVEAGLTVVGEGFADRGYRGDGTLMPRSVAGAVLYDADVVVERAVRMAVDGEVVAGDGSVVTAPVGSICVHGDTAGAVRLAGRVRAGLTAAGLVVGPFVTAA from the coding sequence ATTGACCTCAATGCCGACCTCGGCGAAGGCTTCGGCCGCTGGACCCTCGGCGACGACGAAGCGCTGCTCGACATCGTGACCTCGGCCAACGTGGCCTGCGGCTTCCACGCGGGCGACCCGTCCACGATGCGCCGGATCTGCGCGGCCGCGGTCCAACGGTCGGTCACGATCGGCGCGCAGGTCGGCTACCGCGATCTCGCCGGGTTCGGTCGTCGAAGGATCGACTACGACCTGGATGAGTTGCGGGACGACATTCTGTATCAGATCGGGGCGCTTGAGGCGTTTTGCCGGGTCGCGGGTGGGCGGGTTGGCTATGTGAAGCCGCACGGCGCGCTCTACAACACGGCCGCTGTGGAGGAAGGGCAGGCGGGGGCGGTGGTTGCGGCTGTCCGGGCGTACGACGAGAGGCTGCCGCTGCTGTGCCAGCCGGGGTCGACGCTGGCCCGGGTGGCGGTCGAGGCCGGGCTGACGGTGGTGGGGGAAGGGTTCGCCGACCGGGGGTATCGGGGCGACGGGACGCTGATGCCGCGGTCGGTGGCCGGGGCCGTGCTGTACGACGCTGACGTGGTGGTCGAGCGCGCTGTGCGGATGGCCGTCGACGGTGAGGTTGTTGCCGGGGACGGATCGGTGGTGACGGCTCCGGTGGGGTCGATCTGTGTGCATGGGGATACCGCGGGGGCTGTGCGGCTGGCTGGGCGGGTGCGGGCCGGGTTGACGGCTGCCGGCCTGGTGGTCGGTCCCTTCGTCACGGCGGCCTGA
- a CDS encoding alpha-ketoacid dehydrogenase subunit beta encodes MMAETITIGKALNHGLRRSLEHDSKVVIMGEDVGKLGGVFRITDGLQKDFGEDRVIDTPLAEAGIVGTAVGLAIRGYRPVCEIQFDGFVFPAYNQIVAQVAKMFYRSKGKVRLPIVIRIPYGGGIGAVEHHSESPEAYFSHTPGLKVVTCSNPADAYWMIQQAIRSDDPIVFFEPKRRYWEKGEVDLDGDLAGAYPLHEARVVREGTDATLLAYGPMVRTALDAATAAAEDGRNLEVIDLRTLSPVDYEKIYSSVRRTGRAVVVHEAPGNIGLGAELAARITEHCFYSLEAPVLRVTGYDIPYPAARVEEEYLPDLDRVLDAVDRSFGW; translated from the coding sequence CTGATGGCGGAAACGATCACCATCGGCAAGGCCCTCAACCACGGTCTGCGCCGCTCGCTCGAGCACGACTCCAAAGTCGTCATCATGGGCGAGGACGTCGGCAAGCTCGGCGGCGTCTTCCGCATCACCGACGGCCTGCAGAAGGACTTCGGCGAGGACAGGGTCATCGACACCCCGCTGGCCGAGGCCGGCATCGTCGGCACCGCGGTCGGCCTGGCCATCCGCGGGTACCGCCCGGTCTGCGAGATCCAGTTCGACGGGTTCGTCTTCCCGGCCTACAACCAGATCGTCGCCCAGGTCGCAAAGATGTTCTACCGCTCGAAGGGCAAGGTGCGGCTGCCCATCGTCATCCGGATCCCGTACGGGGGTGGCATCGGCGCTGTCGAGCACCACTCGGAGTCGCCCGAGGCGTACTTCTCGCACACGCCCGGTCTCAAGGTTGTGACCTGCTCGAACCCGGCCGACGCGTACTGGATGATCCAGCAGGCGATCCGCTCGGACGACCCGATCGTCTTCTTCGAGCCCAAGCGGCGCTACTGGGAGAAGGGCGAGGTCGACCTCGACGGCGACCTGGCCGGGGCGTACCCGCTGCACGAGGCACGGGTGGTCCGCGAGGGCACGGACGCGACACTGCTGGCGTACGGGCCGATGGTTCGCACCGCGCTCGACGCGGCCACCGCGGCCGCTGAGGACGGGCGCAACCTGGAAGTCATCGACCTGCGCACACTGTCCCCGGTCGACTACGAAAAGATCTATTCCTCCGTACGCCGGACAGGCCGTGCCGTCGTCGTGCACGAGGCGCCGGGCAACATCGGTCTCGGGGCCGAGCTTGCCGCGCGCATCACCGAGCACTGCTTCTACTCGCTGGAAGCGCCCGTGCTGCGGGTGACCGGCTACGACATCCCGTACCCGGCGGCCCGGGTCGAAGAGGAGTATCTGCCCGACCTTGACCGGGTGCTGGACGCCGTCGACCGTTCGTTCGGGTGGTGA
- a CDS encoding dihydrolipoamide acetyltransferase family protein, with protein MSRIKEFTLPDLGEGLTEGEILAWLVKVGDTIELNQPIVEVETAKAAVEIPAKWGGVVSRIYVEAGTTVEVGAPIVAIDTDPSAGPVPSDQPGPAPSAESLAAVEIAPTEGAVEPGLIGGPAPGGRTAVLVGYGPKVTTAKRRPRVGTAPAAVSSPPVVPDAPAPPVAPPPPPPVVPAAPPAPAGRTNGPVLAKPPVRKLARDLGVDLATITGTGPLGSVTRDDVHRAAAGATAAEVAVPTVTTAPAAFDASREQRIPVKGVRKLTAENMVASAFTAPHVTEFLTVDVTRTMKTIEKLKERREFRDVRISPLLLVAKAVLLAVKRHPMVNSSWSAATNEIVVKNYVNLGIAAATERGLIVPNVKDAGRLSLRELAEALNTLVQVAKSGKTPPSDMAGGTLSITNVGVFGVDTGTPILPPGESAILAFGAIRPTPWVHKGKIKIRQVTTLGLSFDHRIIDGELGSKFLRDIGDFLTDPEGTLLTWA; from the coding sequence ATGTCGCGGATCAAGGAGTTCACCCTGCCCGACCTGGGCGAGGGCCTGACCGAGGGCGAGATCCTGGCCTGGCTGGTCAAGGTGGGCGACACGATCGAGTTGAACCAGCCGATCGTCGAGGTCGAGACGGCCAAAGCGGCCGTGGAGATTCCGGCCAAGTGGGGCGGGGTCGTCTCGCGCATCTACGTCGAGGCCGGCACCACCGTCGAGGTCGGCGCGCCCATCGTGGCGATCGACACCGACCCGTCGGCCGGGCCGGTGCCGAGCGATCAGCCGGGTCCCGCGCCGTCGGCCGAGTCGCTGGCCGCGGTCGAGATCGCTCCGACCGAGGGCGCTGTCGAGCCGGGTCTGATCGGTGGTCCGGCGCCGGGCGGCCGTACGGCGGTGCTTGTCGGTTATGGGCCGAAGGTCACCACTGCCAAAAGGCGGCCCCGCGTCGGTACGGCCCCGGCTGCTGTTTCTTCGCCGCCGGTTGTTCCCGATGCCCCCGCGCCTCCCGTTGCTCCTCCGCCACCGCCGCCGGTTGTTCCCGCCGCTCCGCCGGCTCCGGCCGGCCGGACGAATGGGCCTGTGCTGGCCAAACCGCCGGTTCGCAAGCTCGCCCGCGACCTCGGCGTCGACCTCGCGACGATCACGGGCACGGGGCCGCTGGGGTCGGTGACCCGGGACGACGTACACCGGGCCGCCGCAGGCGCGACTGCGGCCGAGGTCGCCGTACCCACCGTGACCACCGCTCCGGCCGCGTTCGACGCGAGTCGCGAGCAGCGGATCCCGGTCAAGGGCGTCCGCAAGCTGACCGCGGAGAACATGGTGGCCTCCGCGTTCACCGCGCCACACGTCACGGAGTTCCTCACCGTCGACGTGACCCGCACCATGAAGACGATCGAGAAGCTGAAGGAGCGGCGGGAGTTCCGGGATGTCCGGATCTCGCCGCTGCTGCTGGTGGCCAAGGCCGTGCTGCTCGCGGTCAAGCGTCACCCGATGGTCAACTCGTCCTGGTCGGCGGCGACCAACGAGATCGTCGTCAAGAACTACGTCAACCTGGGTATCGCGGCGGCCACCGAGCGTGGCCTCATCGTGCCCAACGTGAAAGACGCGGGACGGCTCTCGCTGCGGGAGCTGGCCGAGGCGCTCAACACATTGGTGCAGGTGGCGAAGTCGGGGAAGACCCCGCCGTCCGATATGGCCGGTGGGACCCTTTCCATCACTAATGTCGGAGTGTTCGGCGTGGACACGGGCACGCCGATCCTTCCGCCGGGCGAGTCGGCGATCCTGGCGTTCGGCGCGATCCGGCCGACGCCTTGGGTACACAAGGGGAAGATCAAAATTCGCCAGGTCACCACCCTCGGGCTCTCGTTCGACCACCGGATCATCGACGGCGAACTGGGCTCGAAGTTCCTGCGGGACATCGGCGACTTCCTCACCGACCCCGAGGGGACCCTGCTCACCTGGGCTTAG
- a CDS encoding NHL domain-containing thioredoxin family protein — MTGRVRAPELRGRGWLNTGGKDLTLADLRGKIVLLDFWTFCCINCLHVLDELRPLEQKYGDALVVIGVHSPKFEHERDPKALAAAVERYGVHHPVVDDGDMHLWQQYAAKAWPTLAVIDPTGYLVASMAGEGHAEGLSRLVDEMIEKHTSDGTLHRGDGPYVPPAPADTVFRFPGKTIELPDGHLLVSDSARHSVVEVEADGETLVRRFGSGERGDPFSEPQGLLLLPAEVASTVGYDVVVADTVNHQLRGLRLADGEITLVAGSGRPWRSTVDGHAHDALAADLSSPWDLAWYDDRVIIAMAGIHQLWWFDPIKRTVGVYAGTTVESLRDGPIPDVWMAQPSGLSVGGDRLWIADSETSALRYIEAGVLHTAVGQGLFDFGHVDGPAKEALLQHPLGVAALPDGSVLVADTYNGAVRRFDPQADEVSTVDSGLAEPSDVLVTAAGDVLVVESAAHRLTRLAPGAVRTVAGERHRTERPASPLAPGEVTLDVVFSPAPGQKLDTQFGPSTRLEVSASPPELLLSGAGVTTDLSRPLVINPDVAKGVLQVVAQAATCDVDVEFAACHLTRQDWGVPIVVTTDGPARLPLILRGMDDN; from the coding sequence ATGACTGGACGTGTGCGGGCGCCGGAGCTGCGGGGCCGGGGCTGGTTGAACACCGGCGGCAAGGACCTGACCCTGGCCGACCTGCGCGGCAAGATCGTCCTGCTCGACTTCTGGACGTTCTGCTGCATCAACTGCCTGCACGTTCTCGACGAGTTGCGCCCGCTCGAGCAGAAGTACGGCGACGCCCTGGTGGTCATCGGCGTCCACTCCCCGAAGTTCGAACACGAGCGCGACCCGAAGGCGCTGGCCGCCGCGGTGGAACGCTACGGCGTGCACCACCCGGTCGTCGACGACGGCGACATGCACCTCTGGCAGCAGTACGCGGCGAAGGCCTGGCCCACGCTCGCGGTGATCGACCCGACCGGCTATCTGGTCGCCTCGATGGCCGGCGAGGGCCACGCCGAGGGCCTGTCGCGGCTGGTGGACGAGATGATCGAGAAACACACGTCCGACGGCACCCTGCACCGCGGCGACGGCCCGTACGTTCCGCCCGCCCCCGCCGACACGGTGTTCCGCTTCCCCGGCAAAACTATCGAGCTGCCCGACGGCCACCTGCTGGTCAGCGACTCGGCCCGGCACTCCGTGGTCGAGGTCGAGGCCGACGGCGAGACGCTGGTCCGTCGCTTCGGCAGCGGTGAGCGGGGTGACCCGTTCAGCGAGCCGCAGGGCCTGCTGCTCCTCCCCGCCGAGGTCGCGTCCACGGTCGGCTATGACGTGGTCGTCGCCGACACGGTCAACCATCAGCTGCGCGGTCTGCGCCTGGCCGACGGCGAGATCACCCTGGTCGCGGGCTCGGGCCGCCCGTGGCGCTCGACCGTCGACGGGCACGCGCACGACGCCCTGGCCGCCGACCTGTCGTCGCCGTGGGATCTCGCCTGGTACGACGACCGCGTGATCATCGCTATGGCCGGCATCCACCAGCTGTGGTGGTTCGACCCGATCAAGCGCACGGTCGGGGTTTACGCCGGCACGACAGTCGAGTCCCTGCGTGATGGTCCGATTCCCGACGTGTGGATGGCCCAGCCGTCCGGCCTGTCGGTGGGCGGCGACCGGCTGTGGATCGCCGACAGCGAGACCTCGGCGCTGCGTTACATCGAGGCCGGGGTCCTGCACACCGCGGTCGGCCAGGGGCTTTTCGACTTCGGCCACGTCGACGGCCCGGCCAAGGAGGCACTGCTGCAGCACCCGCTGGGTGTGGCCGCACTCCCCGACGGCTCGGTCCTGGTCGCCGACACCTACAACGGCGCGGTCCGCCGCTTCGACCCCCAGGCCGACGAGGTGTCCACGGTCGACTCCGGTCTGGCCGAGCCGAGTGACGTGCTCGTGACCGCCGCCGGCGACGTCCTCGTCGTCGAGTCGGCCGCGCATCGCCTGACCCGGCTTGCCCCAGGCGCCGTGCGTACGGTGGCTGGGGAACGCCACCGGACCGAGCGCCCCGCTTCCCCTCTCGCGCCGGGCGAGGTGACCCTCGACGTGGTCTTCAGCCCGGCGCCGGGCCAGAAGCTGGACACCCAGTTCGGCCCGTCCACCCGCCTCGAGGTCTCGGCCTCCCCGCCCGAGCTGCTGCTCTCGGGGGCGGGCGTGACAACCGACCTGTCCCGCCCGCTGGTGATCAACCCGGACGTGGCGAAGGGTGTGCTGCAGGTGGTGGCCCAGGCCGCGACCTGCGACGTCGACGTGGAGTTCGCCGCCTGCCACCTGACCCGCCAGGACTGGGGCGTCCCGATCGTGGTGACCACGGATGGCCCGGCCCGCCTCCCGCTGATCCTGCGAGGCATGGACGACAACTGA
- a CDS encoding biotin-dependent carboxyltransferase family protein has translation MITVVRAGPLTTIQDQGRPAYAHLGVPRSGALDTGALRRANALVGNPVDAAGLETTLMGCALRFERAGRVAVTGAVAVIKVDKVPVSGVVDVPAGAVLEVGRATRGVRSYVAVAGGIEVEPVLGSRSTDTLSGLGPPRLVDGMSLPVGDASSTGHSLSIDVHDLYDLSDLELGVWLGPRDDWFEGNELFENPYTVSPMSNRVGCRLSGDALRRSRGGELPPEGVVLGAIQVPADGQPLIFLADHPTTGGYPVIGVVEDVTPLAQARPGSTVRFRALH, from the coding sequence GTGATCACCGTCGTCCGGGCCGGGCCGCTGACCACCATTCAAGATCAAGGGCGGCCCGCGTACGCGCATCTGGGTGTGCCTCGATCGGGAGCGCTCGACACCGGGGCCCTGCGTCGTGCCAACGCTCTGGTCGGGAACCCGGTCGACGCGGCGGGGCTGGAGACGACCCTGATGGGGTGCGCTCTGCGGTTCGAGCGGGCGGGACGGGTTGCGGTCACGGGCGCTGTGGCCGTCATCAAGGTCGACAAGGTGCCGGTTTCGGGTGTGGTCGACGTGCCGGCGGGGGCGGTTCTGGAGGTAGGGCGCGCTACTCGGGGCGTACGGTCCTATGTGGCTGTCGCCGGGGGGATCGAGGTTGAGCCTGTTCTGGGTAGTCGCTCGACCGACACGTTGTCGGGGTTGGGGCCGCCTCGGTTGGTGGACGGAATGAGCTTGCCCGTCGGGGATGCGAGCTCGACGGGGCACTCGCTGTCCATCGACGTACACGACTTATACGACTTATCCGACTTGGAGCTTGGGGTGTGGCTCGGGCCGCGCGACGACTGGTTCGAGGGGAATGAGCTGTTCGAGAACCCGTACACGGTCAGCCCGATGAGCAACCGGGTCGGCTGCCGGCTCTCGGGTGACGCGCTGCGGCGGTCGCGGGGCGGTGAACTGCCACCCGAAGGTGTGGTGCTGGGCGCGATCCAGGTGCCGGCCGACGGGCAACCGCTGATCTTCCTGGCCGACCATCCGACCACCGGCGGCTACCCCGTGATCGGCGTGGTCGAGGACGTGACACCGCTCGCGCAGGCCCGGCCGGGTAGTACGGTGCGGTTCCGTGCCCTCCATTGA
- a CDS encoding SDR family oxidoreductase: protein MTIVVTGATGHLGRLAIESLIAKGVPASEIVGLGRQTDKIADLGVTAKHAAYEDRAGLKAAFEGADKVLFISGSEVGQRIEQHRNVVDAAKEANVGLLVYTSAPKADTTDLKLAGEHKATEQMIKDSGIPYVILRNSWYVENYSVQQAIEHGMFGAAGEGRISVAPRADYAEAAAAVLTTEGHEGKVYELGGEAVTLSELAAEIARQSGKPVTYTDLGEEKYREMLVGVGLPEAAAAVYADADRAASTGALFVPRDDLEALLGRPATPVSESIAAALKA from the coding sequence ATGACCATCGTCGTGACAGGCGCCACGGGCCACCTCGGCCGGCTCGCCATCGAGTCGCTGATCGCCAAGGGCGTACCGGCGAGTGAGATCGTCGGACTCGGCCGCCAGACCGACAAGATCGCTGACCTGGGCGTCACCGCGAAGCATGCCGCCTACGAGGACAGGGCCGGGCTCAAGGCCGCGTTCGAGGGCGCCGACAAGGTCCTCTTCATCTCGGGCAGCGAGGTCGGACAGCGGATCGAGCAGCACCGCAACGTCGTCGACGCGGCCAAGGAGGCCAACGTGGGCCTGCTGGTCTACACCAGCGCGCCCAAGGCCGACACCACGGATCTCAAGCTCGCCGGTGAGCACAAGGCCACCGAACAGATGATCAAGGACTCCGGAATCCCGTACGTGATTCTGCGCAACAGCTGGTACGTCGAGAACTACAGCGTGCAGCAGGCGATCGAGCACGGCATGTTCGGAGCGGCCGGCGAGGGGCGGATCAGCGTGGCCCCGCGAGCTGACTACGCCGAGGCAGCCGCGGCGGTGCTCACCACCGAGGGGCACGAGGGCAAGGTCTACGAGCTGGGCGGCGAGGCCGTCACGCTCTCCGAGCTGGCCGCCGAGATCGCCCGGCAGTCCGGCAAGCCCGTCACCTACACCGACCTCGGCGAGGAGAAGTACCGCGAGATGCTCGTGGGTGTCGGACTGCCGGAGGCGGCCGCCGCGGTGTACGCGGACGCCGACCGGGCCGCGTCGACCGGCGCGCTCTTCGTGCCCCGCGACGATCTGGAGGCGCTGCTGGGCCGCCCCGCGACGCCGGTGTCCGAGTCCATCGCCGCAGCGCTGAAGGCCTGA
- a CDS encoding winged helix-turn-helix transcriptional regulator yields MEVSAYAKDCPSRQILDRIGDTWSVLVVIMLADGPQRYSALAKRIEGVSPKMLTQTLRGLERDGLIGRTVHAEVPPRVDYELTELGRSLLDLVGALEKWAEMHIEDVQAARAAYDNPGVKV; encoded by the coding sequence GTGGAGGTCAGCGCGTACGCGAAAGATTGCCCCAGCCGACAGATCCTCGACCGCATCGGCGACACGTGGAGCGTCCTGGTCGTGATCATGCTCGCCGATGGCCCGCAGCGTTACTCGGCGCTGGCCAAGCGGATCGAGGGGGTCAGTCCCAAGATGCTCACGCAGACCCTGCGCGGGCTCGAGCGCGACGGCCTGATCGGGCGCACGGTGCACGCCGAGGTACCACCCCGGGTCGACTATGAGCTCACCGAGCTCGGCCGCAGCCTGCTCGACCTGGTCGGCGCGCTGGAGAAGTGGGCCGAGATGCACATCGAGGACGTGCAGGCCGCCCGGGCCGCCTACGACAACCCGGGCGTCAAGGTCTAG